The nucleotide sequence cataaaaatgacaagatcctatcacctttcatccgaatttgtccaaaTAGCCGacttatatgcattttaaaccactcccagggctaaaaatctccttttgttagaggcaaaagtgttcaattttccgtgttacagtcgaaaaaaacaagttttctaccgaaatttgatgtaaaacaatgctgactgcttagtctcatcatgttctgttgatcctgccccaaaacagaattccaagtgactaaggtggtcttcagaataatgagataaaaaaatatcaaaaagaagcttattgcagtttgatgaatagaaagtattttacgtcatttaagtggtttaaaattattttttcagacagaaaacaagttaagacaagacctatcaatttttttagtcgaaaaaaataattttgtaccacttaaattaggtaaaacaccttttgttcatcaaactgcaataagcttctttttgatatttttttatttcattattctaaagaccaccttagtcacttTGAATTCTGTTTTGAGGCAGGATCAACagaacatgatgagactaagcagtcagcattgttttacatcaaatttcggtagaaaacttcttttttttcgaatgtaacacggaaaattgaacacttttgcctctaacaaaaggagatttttagccctgggagtggtttaaaatgcatatatgtcgacaatatggacaaattcggatgaaaggtgataggatcttgtcatttttatggaaattttttggttgtcaattttcatccctttcaagaccttaattaatcccttatttttgttcattaaacatttttcttacaaaatttcagcaaaattcatgaaaaactttataaaaattattctaattagattaataaagttattaattgaattactaaaagatatttaccttcactgtttgaaaataaataccctgaagccaaatttattgagtggagctataattattgccacccgaaaatcgccattttgataaagattctattacagtactcacagttctaacgatatgaaattcaaatggcaatttttcatatcggtttgaaaataccttcaaatgacttttttatttttttccaaaaaaattttttttcaaagtttttccagtatgaaaaagtggagctatgattattgccagcagtgtactACAGGGAGTCCCGccttgaaagaatttttcgggaCTGAAAAAAAGCCCGGGAattaactccagtgacacagtaaaattgcatacCTGTAGGAGATATCTTTAGAATAACTTACGAATACGCCGGGTTTTATGCAAGATTTTATTGGCACCAATTTTTCTGtatattttcagcgccaacggttcacaagaagtgcatttcaaatttaccacgtgaaaaaattgcatatatttaggggaatttaaaaaaatgatttttataaattagctcccaatagtaggcaattcacattaaattattttagtcCATTTTATCTTAAACCGGACTTCCCTTTGCAGTAGATGCGAGTGACTCTGTCCTCCATGGGTGACTTTGCCCCCCTTTTTTCATTAAGcttttcattaattctagcacGTAAGGATGTACTTTTTTCGAATTGGTGTATCATATCTGATCGGTCAGAACTATTTAtatacattagaattaaaggtggcaaagcgtcccaggttttgcgaaatgcccgaactcgtgacttagatggtatacctcaaaagtactttcgcatcatttaccgtttaccgatacacaaccgatttgaatcgattcataaatcactcaataggtTCCACAAAATAgcttaaagagtaataaaaattatattcgaaaaaaattacttatcggtaaataaccgattcattatcggttcacaaccgatttgaaccaatatataaatcatttaaaatatttcccaaaatacacctcaggagtaaattaattgaatttcgtataaaaattatttatcgggtatgaaccggttcattaccgattcaaaaccgattggaattgGCTCAGTTTTGTCgaagattccaagacctttccaacgaggccaaatatgataccattcgcttgataaatgcgctctctagtgtctttttaatctttctttTAATCGTTAAATAATCaaattacgaacaaattttgtaaaaaaaagtacaaactttttacgaactttttaatggAATTTACGCTTtgcgagcatttcataagttcccagtagaaattcacaaacatttacgaacaattttacgaaatatttctttttagttGGAAACTATTTTtggtaaatgaaaaattaaaaaaaaaaatatgaaattgatttttgttactttttttagaAATGGTATTTGGAACCTTGAAAAGTACTTTATCTTTGTTGCTTAGAACCCTGtagatacactcagtcccggcattatgcacctgacggatttatacacatacaattatgcaagtttgcctaccattgggagtaaATTTGAAAGCactgtgcttctttttcagaataaacctttaatttcttttattaaggtaaaatttttaaatattctaaccatttattgaagaattctggccaaaaagtactgtttgttaatgcattttatATTAAACAGTTGATTCTTTTCGTTTTGACTatttttactccgcgcgaaattcgttctacgaccgatttattcaaaagaaagcccctgcgagtatgcaaattttctcgatgcgtaaagccatttcgcgcgtttttttcggtcccgaaaatgagCAATattccgggactgagtgtagttcatcgtctttgttttctctaatcaatcttaacacattttaaaatgaataaaaatataaacatagctttgggtaatatttcggccaccttgattctcatttttccttgcccttccggaattttcCCAAAGACTTTTCCATATTATATCATTCGTCGAgggacatttttttaattttgcattgtataatctcccgAGTatgcaaaagctaaaattttatggaaatttgaggaataaaagcagtggccgaaattgcaagcttgccgaaatttggtacagttccccaAAGATGAATCTTTTCGAGATTAGGTCGTGCATAACCTCGATTTTAacgtcaaaaatattttttttaggttagtaATTTCTAAGATAATCTCGCTTTACGACTTATTAGACTGCTGAGGAATGTTTCCCATTTTTATCTATTCAATTAGTTTCATGCAGCTcgagtttatttttttacttttcctgaaaaaaaaaaattaagtacagtagactctgaCTCAATCGGTTCTTCTTCAATCgggagaaaaattttcttggcaattttcacgtttattaTGAAGCAAagttgctcaaattcgctgtagttcttcctattttatcgtgattctttataattgagcgctttttgtggaatttacaatggttTTGACGTCCAAATCTCTCGaaaatttggatgacattttgccccatatgcccgattgagagagaatctactgtatatGGGCAAGGGATTCTTACCTAAAACTATGAAGAGTCGGTGGATATGTTGTGAAGACTTTTCCGAAGCCGGCGGCTGCTGCATTTTGTACTTGAAGTGCTGCGGCGGCTGCCTGAGCCGCCTGAGCCTGAGCCTGTACCATGGCGAGTGGATTGGTGGTCGCCACTGTACCAGCGGGACCGACAATGGGTGCCGGAGCCGCCATCCGGACACCAAGACCACCCAGCATCAGTCTTTTCTGCAGCAGCTGTGCCGCCGGCGTTACTGCCTCCTTTGGCTGCGCCTTCTTGCACTCAACCTTCTTATTCTTGATGGTATGGAAGTGAATCTCACAAACACGATCCACCACATCCTcattttcaaatgtgacaaaGCCAAAGCCACGATGGCGCTTTGTCTGCTGGTCCATGAGCATCACTGTCTCTTCCACTTTGCCAAATTGACTGAAGTATCCCTTAACTTCATCCGCCGATGTATCCTGACTCACGCCACCCACAAAGATCTTCTTCGTCTTGTTGGCCTGCTTGGGGCGATTCTTCGGTGTGGCATGCTTCGGATCAATCTTCTTGCCGTCCAGCGTGTGAATTGGTACCTTCAGTACCTTTTCTACGCTCGATGGGTCTGAGAATGTGATGAAGCCAAAGCCACGACTCCGCTGGAAAGAGAATAGAGTTGCATAGAAGAAAATCCACTGGGATCCCATTGCTAAAAAGCCCAGAACTTACCTGTGTGACTGGATCCTTCATGATGAGAACATCTGTGACTGTGCCGAACATCCCAAAGTACTCCTTCAGTTTGTCCGCACTCGTCTGCCAACTCAGACCGCCCACGAAGAGCTTCCCAGGAGCGGGATCTGTTCCTGTGTTTGGTGTGGATCTGCCCGATGAGCTTGAATGTGAATTTGTGGTTCCATTGATTGCAGTCCCATTCACTGGCGTCCCATTCATCGGATTGATGGCTATCAAGGCATTTTGCAGGTCGTGATCGATGAGTGGCTTCGATTCGAGGCCCGCACTGGAGACAAAAGACATTTTTCGCAGTTAATTATTGCAAATATTCACACAAAAAATGCACTTTCTTGAAGTGAAAATAACAAAAGACtaacaaattttgaattagCCTACTTAAATTGAatgttattcaaatttttagcgGTTACTTTTCTCACGCTTTTTCCTGCTTTTGCCATTTTTGCTTGTCTTTatcagaattctgcagaaaaaaattctaaatatcagcAGCATCAGCAGAATCTGTAAATTTTGATGGAATACTTTGAGAATGGTACAGCATAATTTAAATTACAAGTCACGTATATGTTCAAAAAGCCACCCCTAAAATAGATTTGATAGGAAACGATTTCGTATTGAATGCTAAAGATGGTGCTTGAGATTTGAAAATCAGTCGTCTCATCAGACGGATGTGTTCCTCCTTTTCCAGGTTCTCCCCCTAGTCATCCTGATTAGCGCCACGATGGTTGGAATGAGTGGCTTTATCATCCACTGTGCCCAGACACGTGATAATTTGGTATTCCGAAAGTCATCATTGCCCCACTGGCAAACGATGAATCTGGAAAATCCACGACCTCTCAAGGTAAGTACCCTATTTCAGTCCCTTTCTCCCTTTTTATTTACGGTCACCTCATTTCGcactacccccccccccccctgtaTATATATTCGAATGGGGTTAGAGGGCATGGAGTTCAACGAACAGCCTTCacgcaatttatttttaaacccaTATTCATCCCCATGAGGCttggctttttttttgtctttcacATCGTTCATTTGAAATGGAACGCGCGTCGGGTGGGGGAGAAAACTACCGGGAAAACATTCTCCAGCTGGGCAATCAATCACCAGCTCAACAACCGCAACAAAGGGTTAAATACTACCGTTCTTCTCACTTTTTGCCAACACCTTCAGGTGGAATACATCTGGAGGTAGGGCTTTACTGAATTCAAGGTATTATTGAACAATTAAAATGCTATAGGACAAATTATGATTTATATCTTGAAATATGTTGTTTATACACGGAAACCctgcttttaattaatttttaaataaattgattgcattttaaaatatacacacgttaaaactttaaatctttttaattaTCATTGGACAAAATTTCACGAGAAACCTCGAGAAACCTTAAATGTGCAAAACTTggtcaattcaattttaaatatttttattatatttatttattttattcaatatccGAAAAAAAGCTACGGTCTCATTGGTTGTAGGTTATTACTTGttgatatcaattttattatggCTTTGGAACagtttttagatcaggaaaagtttctgaaattaaaattcatatcccCTTCTTTCTTAACCCGTAAAGGacaaaataggtaaaaattgtggcttacaaaatattaaaaattataaaaaaaaattaaataaaattaattcaacttCTAAAACTAAAATCCttaaatttcgaaattaaacaatatttataatatattaaaggggtggcaaagcgtcccaggctttgcgaaatgctcgaactcgtgacttaaatgctataccgcaaaagtactatCGCATCACTTACCGTTtacttctcaaccgatttgaaccgattcataaatctctcaaaagatcccccaaaatagttttaaaagtaataggattggttttcagataaaaattatttatcggttatgaaccggttcattaccgattcaaatcCGATTGaaaccagttcagttttataggaaattccaagacctttccaacgactcAAAGCATGACCctatttgcttgataaatgcgctctctagtacCTTTtcaatctttgaccttgaaaaaccgatattagaatgattcaacggtattttcgtatatggacgaaatgttcgcctgggtaatctttaaacatatccaaaaatgaaaaaatcgcacaacgcgttttcgagcaatccccaaaaaaccacatacagtgggtgtcaatagtttgttgcctaatgcatgtttaagaaatcaagtgaaaaaaattatagaaaaaattacttttacaaattttgctttttgcagatgagttccctgtaatccgtagatattatttatatttttaaaaaaaaataattaattttatttcatatcaaaaataattgtttttcaaaagttggtaatttttgaaaaatcaaaagtttgttgcctcatttaaaaaactaatttgaaatgatcaaaacatgcaaccaacttaatgtaaaccggttacattttgggtttatatcatttgagaggcaaatggtgggtttgtacatttctaaagttgtcaatggtaaatatatgtatataaaagtgattatagaaaacaagaaataatctgttttttgataatttataatttaggttaaaaatggcaaattacaaaaagttaaaaggtgggaaatcgttcagagatactgctggaatgaatctgcgttgttaattgccaaatttaatagaaaattacgaaaggttagacataaaatattcaaatactaTATTAGTGacgtacgagtacatctgaaaaacgctactggcagacctagggtatcgactcagaggggtgataacagcattgtaagtatctctgatagtaacccaaTGATGTCCTCTTCATAAATTAACagatagttggttactgaaggaacacaggtctctacagttacaaaaacgagttcatattgaaagaaaatggtaagaatgtttgggtggctctcaatattccattggttagctaatttaatctggataaaatattgtagttttacttgtttaacatgtttcaagtaaatttacaactttttattcagattggtcttgcttaccaatggaatattgagagccacccaaacattcttaccattttctttcaatatgaactcgtttttgtaactgtagggacctgtgttccttcagtaaccaactatctGTTAATTTATGAAGAGGACATCAttgggttactatcagagatacttacaatgctgttatcacccctctgagtcgataccctaggtctgccagtagcgtttttcagatgtactcgtacgtCACTAATAtagtatttgaatattttatgtctaacctttcgtaattttctattaaatttggcaattaacgacgcagattcattccagcagtatctctggatgatttcccaccttttaactccgtctaacatgccattttaacctaatttatgaattatcaaaaaacggattatttcttgttttctataatcacttttagacacatgtatttatcatatacaactttagaaatgtccaaacgCACCActggcctctcaaatgacataaactcaaaatatggtAGGTTTATTTTAAGtcagttgcatgtttttgacccttttgagtaacttttcaaatgaggcaacaaacttttgatttttcaaaaatgaacactttttgtaaaacaataattttttatatgaaataaaatgc is from Phlebotomus papatasi isolate M1 chromosome 1, Ppap_2.1, whole genome shotgun sequence and encodes:
- the LOC129800001 gene encoding RNA-binding protein Musashi homolog Rbp6: MLFENPAVAAKLPFPYNIPPPMQAAAGVPQISAGLESKPLIDHDLQNALIAINPMNGTPVNGTAINGTTNSHSSSSGRSTPNTGTDPAPGKLFVGGLSWQTSADKLKEYFGMFGTVTDVLIMKDPVTQRSRGFGFITFSDPSSVEKVLKVPIHTLDGKKIDPKHATPKNRPKQANKTKKIFVGGVSQDTSADEVKGYFSQFGKVEETVMLMDQQTKRHRGFGFVTFENEDVVDRVCEIHFHTIKNKKVECKKAQPKEAVTPAAQLLQKRLMLGGLGVRMAAPAPIVGPAGTVATTNPLAMVQAQAQAAQAAAAALQVQNAAAAGFGKVFTTYPPTLHSFRYAPYPIPAGAAAAAAHAVSAPQPQPQPAAAPTQTTAAAALAAAPVAPGNPYQGYSLTNVDMSSFQGVDWGSMYGMGMYV